The Dyadobacter sandarakinus DNA window GGAGGTCGGGCAGGTTGCCGGGGCTTATACGAATACGCTTTTGAAAGGGAAGGGAAAGGTGATTGAGATCAGTGAAAAGCCCGGCTCGTCCGCTGACATTGATCGCCACAAAGGTTTTATGGAAACAATCACCCGCTTTCCGGGCATCAGACTGACGGCGAAACTGGATGGTGATTGGGACAAATACTCCTTTGAAGCCCCGCTGACAAAACTGCTGGAAATGCATACGGACATTGATGTTATTTTCTGTCAGAATGATCGCCGCGCGCTCACAGCTTTTAAGGTTTGTAAAAATTTAGGTCTGGAAAAAAAGATCCGTTTAATAGGTGTAGACGGCCTGACCGGGCCAAATGGCGGCATTGATCTTGTTGACAGGGACATTCTGAATGCAACCATTCTTTATCCAACCGGTGGAGAAGAAGCCATCCGGACCGCCATTTCTATTTTACAAAAAAAAGCTTTCAAACGAGAAAACCGCCTGCAAATCACCATGATCGACTCGACCAATGTCCGGATCATGAAATTGCAGAGCGAAAAGCTGGTGGCCCAGCAGCAAGACATTGAACGGCGGCAGGAAAAAATTGAAGAGCAGCGCGCAATCTCTGAAAATCAAAGCATTGTCATTTATACGGTTTCCATTACGCTTGCCCTCGCGCTCATTTTCGGAGCCATTTCCTTTTATTCTTTACGTGAAAACCGTAAGATCAACAAGCGGCTGGAAGTGCAGAATCACGAAATATCTGACCAGAAAAACCAGATCGAACAGCTGGCCCAAAGCGCAGAAATCGAAAATGAGGCCAAACTCAAATTTTTCACCAACATCTCACACGAATTCCGCACCCCGCTCACGCTGATCCTGGCACCCATTGAGGATGTGCTGGCCAGTGAGAAAATCCGTGATCCATTAATCAAACAGGAACTTTCCCTGATTCGCAAAAACACATTGCGACTGCTCCGGCTGGTAAGCCAGCTGATGGATTTCCGCAAACTGGGAAGTCACAGAATGCAGGTGCGAGCTGGCGAACACAACCTGGTGGCATTTGTGAAGGACATTATGGTGGCTTTCGAACGCATTGCTTCCAAACGGAAAATTGATTTTCAATTGATCGCCTCCGATCCCGAAGTAATGGTGTGGTTCGATGCTACGATGCTGGACAAGGTGATTTTCAATTTACTTTCTAATGCATTCAAGTTCACACCGGATAAAGGAAGGGTTTATTTGTACATTAAAACCACTTCCTCCGGACAGGCGCAGATCACGGTGGAAGACAATGGAATAGGGATGACCGAATCGGAGGTTGCCCACGTTTTTGAAGTTTTTTACCAAGCCGAAAGCGGTTATAAAGCATTGGGAACCGGGCTCGGACTGGCGCTTTCCAAAGAGTTAATTTCGCTTCATAAAGGAACAATTTCTGTTCGCAGCCAGCCCAATAAAGAAACAGCATTTAGCATTGAACTGCCGCTGGGTAACAAACATTTTCAGGAAGACGAATTGCAAACCGGGCAGGCGGAAGATTTTTCTATGGTTCAGAATTTTGAAATTCAGGAGGAAGATCCGGCGTCGGCCCATGCTGCAAAAGAGGTTTCAATCCATGAGCAATCGGTGCTGCTGATTGAAGACAATAATGATCTGGTAAGGCTTTTGGAACAAAAACTGAATGTGAATTATCAGATCCTGGTGGCCAATGATGGAGAGGAAGGCCTGAGACTGGCATTTGAACACATTCCCGACCTGATCGTTTGTGACGTGACATTGCCTAAAAAAGATGGCCTGGGCGTAAGCGCAATTCTGAAAGCAGATTTCAGGACTTCGCACATTCCGGTGATTTTACTGACCGCCAGAACGACGATTGAGCAGCAGATCGAAGGCATTCAGACGGGCGTGGATGCTTACATTACCAAGCCGTTCAATCTACAATATGTGCAGGAAAGCATTAAAACATTGCTCAAAAACCGGTCAGTGCTTCGGGAGCATTATACCAGTGAACTGCCCATTGAAACGTCCTCCGTGACAAACCCTAACAAACTGGATAAAAAGTTCATCACCCAGTTCACTGCATATATAGAGGAGCGTTACGACAATTCGGAATTGAGCGTGGAAGACATTGGCAAGGACCTGGGCATGTCGCGGGTGCAGCTGTACAGAAAAGTGAAGGCGCTGCTGGGCATGAGTGTCAATGAATACATTCAGCAGGTCAGGCTTAACAAAGCCAAGTTTC harbors:
- a CDS encoding substrate-binding domain-containing protein, producing the protein MKYCNLIVLVCLLVTACSKKESKQYTIGFSQCTGSDNWRKTMQESMYRELSFNPEINFVMKDAGGNSQKQIKQIEELLKQDIDLLIVSPNEAEPITPVVEKAYQSGIPVIILDRRTNSDQYTAYVGADNVEVGQVAGAYTNTLLKGKGKVIEISEKPGSSADIDRHKGFMETITRFPGIRLTAKLDGDWDKYSFEAPLTKLLEMHTDIDVIFCQNDRRALTAFKVCKNLGLEKKIRLIGVDGLTGPNGGIDLVDRDILNATILYPTGGEEAIRTAISILQKKAFKRENRLQITMIDSTNVRIMKLQSEKLVAQQQDIERRQEKIEEQRAISENQSIVIYTVSITLALALIFGAISFYSLRENRKINKRLEVQNHEISDQKNQIEQLAQSAEIENEAKLKFFTNISHEFRTPLTLILAPIEDVLASEKIRDPLIKQELSLIRKNTLRLLRLVSQLMDFRKLGSHRMQVRAGEHNLVAFVKDIMVAFERIASKRKIDFQLIASDPEVMVWFDATMLDKVIFNLLSNAFKFTPDKGRVYLYIKTTSSGQAQITVEDNGIGMTESEVAHVFEVFYQAESGYKALGTGLGLALSKELISLHKGTISVRSQPNKETAFSIELPLGNKHFQEDELQTGQAEDFSMVQNFEIQEEDPASAHAAKEVSIHEQSVLLIEDNNDLVRLLEQKLNVNYQILVANDGEEGLRLAFEHIPDLIVCDVTLPKKDGLGVSAILKADFRTSHIPVILLTARTTIEQQIEGIQTGVDAYITKPFNLQYVQESIKTLLKNRSVLREHYTSELPIETSSVTNPNKLDKKFITQFTAYIEERYDNSELSVEDIGKDLGMSRVQLYRKVKALLGMSVNEYIQQVRLNKAKFLLRRDDLTIADVAYKVGFSSPTYFSTAFKGKYNQTPMEYKKS